One Methylorubrum extorquens genomic window, CACCGCCTTCAACCGAGAATACCGCTTCCCCAACCTTCAGGTCTTCGCCGACCGCAACCGGGTTGAGCGCGAGGAGACCTTCGAGCTTCCGGCCGCCGCCCGCGACCGCTTCCTCATGGAGATCGGCATGGAGGCGCCGCGCGACGCGCAGGCCCGCCGCGACCTCGTGTTCGATCCCCGCTTCCACGACACCGACCGGCTCACCGAAGAGGTCGCGGCCGGCGTGCTCGATTTCGAGCGCATCGGCACCATCGCCAGCGCGATCCAGCACGCGATCTCGGCCGAGCCGGCGATCGAGGCCTACGTCGTCGGCCTGTGGGAGGCGCTGGTGCGTCCCGGCCCCGCCGGCATCCGCCTGCCCGGCATCGACATGGACCGCCTCATCCAGGGCGGCGCCTCGCCCCGCGGCGTCGCCTTCCTCGTGCGCGCCGCCCGCGTCCGCGCCTGGCTGGAGGGCCGGGACTGGCTGGTGCCGGAGGATATCCGCGCCGTCTTCCCCGAGGTGATGGCCCACCGCGTCTTCCTCGAACCCGTCTACGAGATGCGGCGCGCGCAGATCGTGCCCGACCTCATCCGCGCCGTGTTCGAGACGGTGCCCGCCCCGTGAGCGGCCCGGAGGACGGGGTCAACGATGGGGCCGACATCATCTATCTGCCGCGCTGGCGACCCGGCGGACACCGAGTCGGCGCCCATCGCGGGCGCGATGCCGGCGGCCTCGGCACGTTCCGCGATCAGGTCAGTTTCGCGCGCCTGCCGGATGCCCGGCGCATCGACCTGCGCGCGTCGCTCCGCGACCCGTTCGAGGGCGTGTTCGTGCGCCGCTTCGAGGCGCGCAGCCCGGTCGAGACTTACGCGCTGGTCGACCTCTCCGCCTCCATGCGCTTCCGCGGCCGGGCCGACCGGCGCGAACTGGCGCAAACCTTCTGCGCCACGCTCGCCCGCTCAGCAACGCGGATCGGCGACGGCTTCGGCGTGATCGCCTGCGACGACACCCTGCGCGACGACCTCACTCTGCCCGCGACCCGACACCGCGCCGCCGCCCAGGCCGCCGCCGCGCGCCTGCGCGAGGCGACCTGCGATGGGCACGGCGCCGAAGGCCTGCTGGAGGCCGCGCGCCGCCTCGCCGGGCGCCCGAAGCTGATCTTCCTCGTCTCCGATTTCCGCTGGCCCGAGGGGCTGATCGAAGGGGTGTTCTCGGCGCTGGCACTGCACGACGTGACCCCGGTGCTGCTTGCCGATTCCGCCGAGGCCGAAGACCTGCCGGCCTGGGGCCTCGTGGAACTCGACGACCTGGAGGGCGCTGGGCGACGCCTCGTGTTCCTGCGCCCATCCCTGCGCCGCCGCTGGATCGCCCGCGAGGCCGAGCGCGTCGAACGCTTGCGCCGGATCTGCGCTCCCTTCGCCCGTCCGCCCTTCCGGCTCGCCGACCGCTTCGACGCCGAGGCGCTGAGCCGCCACCTGATGACGACGTGAGAGCGATGCGCGCGCTTCCCCTCGCCATCCTCCTCGCGCTGGTGTCGCTGCCGGCCGCCGCCCAGGTGCGCAGCGTCGAGCTGCGCACGCCCCGCGCTTTCGGCTATTTCCAGGGCGACCTCGTGCAGGTCCAGGCTGAGATCCGCACCGATCCCGGCTTCACTCTGCAGCGCCCGTCGTTGCCCAAGCCCGGCCCGGTCACCTACTGGCTCGACCTGCGCGACGTGCGCACGGAGGAAAGCCGGGCTGCCGACGGCGCGCATGTGATCCGGCTGCGCCTGACCTATCAGGACTTCTACGTCGCGCTCGATGCCCGCACCCTCGACGTGCCGGGCTTCCCCGTCACCGTCGAGAGCGCCGGCACGAACGGATCGACCACGGCGGTGGCGCAGGTGCCCACCTGGAAGATCGGCGTCTCGCCCCTGCGCGAGGTGCAGCCCGAGCGGCGCGACGACCCGGCCGAGTACCTGCGGCCCGACGGGCGCGCCCCGCGCCTCGATCCGCAGCCGACGCTGGCCTCCGCCGCCGGCTTCCTGGCGCTCGCCGTCCTGGCGCTGGGGCTGCTCGCCTATGACCGGGCGTGGTGGATTTTTGGGACCCGCCGCGGTCGGCCCTTCGCGCAGGCGCTGAAAGCACTCGGCCGGGCGAAGCGGCAGTCGCAGGGGGAAGCCCTTTACCGCGAGGCGCTGCTCGCCCTGCATCGCGGCCTCGACGCGACCGACGGACGCCGAGTGCTCGCCGACGACCTGCCCGACTTCCTCGGCCGCCATCCCGCCTTCCGGGGACAGGCGAGCGGCCTCCAAAAGTTCTTCTCGGCCTCGCGGCTGGCCTTCTTCGGCCGGGACACCGCCGGGGCCGGGACGACGCTGCCCCTGCCCGAAGCCGAGGCGCTGCTGCGCCGGCTCGGCGCGGTCGAGCGGAGCGCGTGACCCGGTGACGGCGCTCCTCCCCGCACTCGGCGTGGCCACGCCCTGGCTGCTGTGGCTCCTGCCGCTGGCGCTGCTGCCGCTGCTCCTGTCCGTCACCCGGCGCAGCGCGGTTTCGTCGGTCGCGGCGGCCCCCGAGGACCCGCTCTCCTCCGGCCTGCGGATCGCCCTGACCGCCGCCGGCATGCTGGCGGTCGGCGGCCTCGTCCTGGCGCTGGCCGGGCCGTACCGCGCGGGCGAACGCGTGACCCGCACCGGCATCGGCGCCCAGATCTCGATGCTGATCGACCGCTCGGGCAGCATGAACGAGACCTTTGCCGGCCGGCAGCCCTCGGGAGCGGAGGAATCGAAGGCCGCCGCCTCCCGGCGCATCCTGCGCGACTTCGTCGGCGAGCGCGCCCACGATCAGTTCGCGGTGACCGCCTTCTCGACCGCGCCGATGCTCGTGGTGCCGATGACCGACCGGCACGATGCCGTGCGCGCGGCGGTCGCCGCCATCGACCGCCCCGGCCTCGACTACACCAACGTCGCCCGCGGCCTCGGGATGGCACTGTCGCAGTTCGGGGCGGGTGCCCCGGGGGTGTCGCGCGCCCTGCTGCTGGTCTCGGACGGCGCGGCGGTGATCGATCCGCGCATCCAAGGGCAGTTGCGCGCCGAGTTCACGAAGGTGCAGCCGAACCTCTACTGGCTGTTCCTGCGTACCAAGGGCTCGCCCTCGATCTATGACAAGCCTGCGGGCGAGGACACGCCGCAGGCCGCGCCCGAGCGTCATCTCGACCTGTTCTTCAAGAGCCTCGGCGTGCCCTACCGCGCCTTCGAGGCCGAGGGCGCCGACGCGGTGGCGAATGCCGTGCGCCAGATCGAGGCGCTGGAGCGCGACCCCATCCCCTATACCGAGGAGCGCCCGCGCCGCGACCTCACCGGCTGGGCCTACGCGCTGGCGGCCTTCGGCCTGCTCCTCCTCGTGCTGGCCAAGCTGGCGGAGACGGATTTTGTCCACGTGTCGGCGCGGGCGCCGTCACGGCGCCCCGCTGATCCGGCTCCCGCCACTGGTGAGGCGGTCGCCGTCTCGAAAAGGGCCGCCGCATGATGCCCTCCGCCCTCTCCCACGCGCATTCCCAATCCCCTTCCCCATCCCTGCGCGCCCGGATCGGTGCGGGCGCAGCGCAGGGCTGGCGCCTCTTTCGCCCCTACGGGCTCGTGCTGCTGCCGATCCTGCTGCTCGCCGCCGCCGCGGCCCTCGCGCTCACAGCCTGGCGGGACGCGCGCACCAATGCGGTCATCGCGGAGCTGGAAACGGGGCGCGACATCGCCGTCCCGCCGGACGCCCCCGACGCTCTCCTCGTCGCGCGCACGAAATTCCTGGCGTTTCGTGACCGCCTCGGTGAGGCCGAGCCGCTGCTGGAGACCCTCGACCATCGGCGATCCGCCGACGCGGCGGCGCGCGCCCGCTACATCGTCGCCAATGCCCGCATCCGCGAAGCCTTCCGGCTGATCGAGCGCAGCGAACTCGACAAGGCGGGCCCGCAGGTCACGCTCGCACGCCAAGACTACCGCCGGGCGCTTCAGGCCCGGCCCGACTTCTGGGACGCGAAGTTCAACTTCGATGTCGCCTCGCGCCTGATCCGCGACTTCCCGGAATTCGACCGCAAGTTCGGCGACGAGCTGAAGGCCGAGCCCAAGCAGATCTGGACCGACATCCCCGGCCAGCCACGAGGCGGGCCATGAGGAGGCCGGGGGCCAGCGCCTGGGCCGAGCTTCCGTTCGCCAGAAACCTGCGCGACCGCCGCTTCCAGGCGCTCGCCGCAGCCTTGCTTCTCGCGGTGCTCGCGATCGTCGTGCCGCCGCTGCCGCTCACCCGCTCGGGCGTGGCGGTGCTGGCGGTGGTCGACATCACCGGCAGTATGAACGTGCGCGACTATACAAGCGATGGGCGCCCGGCGAGCCGGCTCGACACCGCCAAGGCGGCCCTGCGCGCGTTGATCCCCGAACTGCCCTGCGGCTCGCGCCTCGCGCTTGCCCTGTTCACCGAGCGGCGTCCCTTCCTCTTGTTCGCGCCGATCGAGGTCTGCGCCGATTTCGCGCCGCTCGACGGGGCGATCGCGGCGCTCGACTGGCGCATGGCCTGGGAGGGCGACAGCCGTATCACTTCTGGTTTGCACCGGGCCATCACCATGGCCGGCGAACTCGACGCCGACCTCCTGTTCATCACCGACGGCCAGGAGACGCCACCGCTGCCGGCCAACGGCATCCCGCCCTTCGAGGGCAAGCCGGGGGCGGTGCGCGGCTTGATCGTCGGGGCGGGCGGCCACGCGCTGGCGCCGATCCCGAAATTCAACGATCGCGGCCGCGAGACCGGCTTCTACGCCGAGACCGACGTGCAGCAGGAGAACCGCTTCGGCCCGCCGCCGGCCGACGCGGAATCGCGCGAGGGCTACAACCCGCGCAATGCCCCCTTCGGCGGCGCGGCGGCGCGCGGCGAGGAGCATCTTTCCTCCGTGCGCGAGCCGCATCTGAAGGCTTTGGCCGCCCAGACCGGCCTCGCCTACGCCCATCTCGACGGGCCGGACCTGCGCGCCCCCCTCCTCGCGGCCGCCACGCCGCGCCCCCTTCCGAGCCGGCTCGACCTCCGCCCCTTCCTCGGTGCGGCGGCTCTAGCCCTCGTGCTCGCCGTCTTCCTCGCGGGTGCGCGCCGCGCCCGCTTCACACCCTCCACCCCCAGCAGGATGTCATAATGCGTCTGTCCCTTCTCGTTCTTCCGCTCGCGCTCGCCGCGACCGCCGCACTCGCCCACGGCCCGACCCCGCAGAAGGTCTCCCAATCGATCACGATCAAGGCGAGCCCGGACGCGGTGTGGAAGGTGGCGGGCGATTTCGCCGGCATCGGAAAGTGGCACCCGGCGATCGAGAAGGCGGACGGCAGCGGCTCGAAGGATGGCGGCACCCGCACCCTCACCTTCAAGAGCGGCGGTAAGATCGAGGAGAGCCTCGACGAGTACAAGGCAGAGGGCCGCACCTATTCCTACCGGATGGGCGAGCCGGACCTGAAGGCACTGCCGGTCTCGTCCTACTCGGCGACCTTCACCGTGAGCCCGGAGGGCGACGGCTCCAAGGTCGAGTGGATGGGCCGCTTCTATCGCGGCGATACCGGCAACGAGCCGCCGGAGAACCTCAGCGACGAGGCCGGCAAGGCGGCGATGAACACGTACTTTTCCGAGGGACTGAAGGGCCTGAAGGCGGCCGTGGAGGGTGGCAAGGCAAAATGATCCGTCCCGCCCTCGCCGCGCTGATCCTCCCGCTCGCCCTCACCGGCCTGCCCGCCGGGCAACCGGCTCAGGCTGCGACGGTCTACGTCGCGAGCCAGCAGGGGGCGCAGGTCACGCGCGTCGAGGCGGGCGCGGTCGCGGGCCACGCCACCGTCGCTTCTGCCCCCGCGACGGTGGCGGCGGGCGGCGGGCTGGTGTTCCTCAGCCATCCCGACGGACACGCGATCACGGTCGCCGACGCCGCCACGGGGGCGGTGTTGCGCCGCCTCCCCTACAAGGGCCAGGGCTTCGGCCTCGCCGCCTCGGCCGACGGGCGGACTCTGTTCGTCGACGACTGGTCGGGCAACCGCGTCGATCGGCTCTCGGTCGCGGACGGCACGGTCGAGGCCTCCGCCGAGACCGGCCGGGATCCGGCGCACATCACCCTCGACCGGGCCGGCCGGCTCTACGTCGCCGACCGGGAGAGCCATGCGGTCAGCGTGTTCGACGGGGCGCGGATGACGCGGCTCGCGACGATTCCCGTGGGCACCGCCCCCTTCGCCCTGGCGCTCAGCCCGGACGAGCGCCGCCTTTATGTCGGCAACGTGCGCAGCAACGACCTCACCGTGATCGACACGGGGGCGCTCAAGGCACTCGCCACCGTGCCGGCCGGCGCCATGCCCTACGGCATTGCCGTGAGCCCGGACGGGGCGCGGGTGTTCGTAACCAACCAGCATGCCGGAACGGTCACCGTGCTCGATGCGGGCACGCTCGCAACCGCGGCGACCGTCGGCGTCGGCCGCTACCCGGAGGGCATCGTGATCGAGGGGGGAAAGGCCTACGTGGCGAACTGGTTCTCCGACACCGTGTCCGTCATCGATCTCGCCACGCTGAAGGAACTCACCCAATTGCCGGTCGCCGAGGGCCCGCGCAGCCTCGCGATCGCCGCCCCGGCGAAGGAAACCCTGCAATGAGACCGCTCGCCGCCGGTCATTTTGTCGGTCTTGCGGCCGGGCTCGCCGCCCTGCTTCTCCTCTCCGCCTGCGACCGCGGCGAAACCTCCGGCGAGGCGTCGAACGCGGCGCCCGACCGGGGCGATGATGCAGCCATCGTCGCCTCGACCGCGGAAGACCACCTGCCCGACTGGCTCTCGCCCACCGACGGCACGGATCCTGCCCGTTGGCTCGCGGGACGCGAGGCGGGACACCCCTTGCCCGGCGACGCGGCTGCAGTCAGGGAACTGCGCGAATCCCTCGACCGGGCGCGCAGCGCCTTCGTGGAAGACAAGCGCATGATCGCCAACCGCACGGTGCAACTCGGACAGATGCTGTCCGAGATCGGCAAGACGGAATCCTATCGCGGCTTGATCGACGGCCTC contains:
- a CDS encoding AAA family ATPase — its product is MNTLRPGDAMLTDWRDSAARFEREIGKAVVGQERAIRLLTIAIFARGHVMLEGDVGVGKTTLLRAVARGLGGAYERVEGTVDMMPTDLIYHTYLGEDGRPRVEPGPVLRRAEDLSVFFFNEINRARPQVHALLLRIMAERSVTAFNREYRFPNLQVFADRNRVEREETFELPAAARDRFLMEIGMEAPRDAQARRDLVFDPRFHDTDRLTEEVAAGVLDFERIGTIASAIQHAISAEPAIEAYVVGLWEALVRPGPAGIRLPGIDMDRLIQGGASPRGVAFLVRAARVRAWLEGRDWLVPEDIRAVFPEVMAHRVFLEPVYEMRRAQIVPDLIRAVFETVPAP
- a CDS encoding DUF58 domain-containing protein; this encodes MSGPEDGVNDGADIIYLPRWRPGGHRVGAHRGRDAGGLGTFRDQVSFARLPDARRIDLRASLRDPFEGVFVRRFEARSPVETYALVDLSASMRFRGRADRRELAQTFCATLARSATRIGDGFGVIACDDTLRDDLTLPATRHRAAAQAAAARLREATCDGHGAEGLLEAARRLAGRPKLIFLVSDFRWPEGLIEGVFSALALHDVTPVLLADSAEAEDLPAWGLVELDDLEGAGRRLVFLRPSLRRRWIAREAERVERLRRICAPFARPPFRLADRFDAEALSRHLMTT
- a CDS encoding nonribosomal peptide synthetase MxaA; this translates as MRALPLAILLALVSLPAAAQVRSVELRTPRAFGYFQGDLVQVQAEIRTDPGFTLQRPSLPKPGPVTYWLDLRDVRTEESRAADGAHVIRLRLTYQDFYVALDARTLDVPGFPVTVESAGTNGSTTAVAQVPTWKIGVSPLREVQPERRDDPAEYLRPDGRAPRLDPQPTLASAAGFLALAVLALGLLAYDRAWWIFGTRRGRPFAQALKALGRAKRQSQGEALYREALLALHRGLDATDGRRVLADDLPDFLGRHPAFRGQASGLQKFFSASRLAFFGRDTAGAGTTLPLPEAEALLRRLGAVERSA
- a CDS encoding vWA domain-containing protein codes for the protein MTALLPALGVATPWLLWLLPLALLPLLLSVTRRSAVSSVAAAPEDPLSSGLRIALTAAGMLAVGGLVLALAGPYRAGERVTRTGIGAQISMLIDRSGSMNETFAGRQPSGAEESKAAASRRILRDFVGERAHDQFAVTAFSTAPMLVVPMTDRHDAVRAAVAAIDRPGLDYTNVARGLGMALSQFGAGAPGVSRALLLVSDGAAVIDPRIQGQLRAEFTKVQPNLYWLFLRTKGSPSIYDKPAGEDTPQAAPERHLDLFFKSLGVPYRAFEAEGADAVANAVRQIEALERDPIPYTEERPRRDLTGWAYALAAFGLLLLVLAKLAETDFVHVSARAPSRRPADPAPATGEAVAVSKRAAA
- a CDS encoding MxaK protein; protein product: MPSALSHAHSQSPSPSLRARIGAGAAQGWRLFRPYGLVLLPILLLAAAAALALTAWRDARTNAVIAELETGRDIAVPPDAPDALLVARTKFLAFRDRLGEAEPLLETLDHRRSADAAARARYIVANARIREAFRLIERSELDKAGPQVTLARQDYRRALQARPDFWDAKFNFDVASRLIRDFPEFDRKFGDELKAEPKQIWTDIPGQPRGGP
- a CDS encoding vWA domain-containing protein, which codes for MRRPGASAWAELPFARNLRDRRFQALAAALLLAVLAIVVPPLPLTRSGVAVLAVVDITGSMNVRDYTSDGRPASRLDTAKAALRALIPELPCGSRLALALFTERRPFLLFAPIEVCADFAPLDGAIAALDWRMAWEGDSRITSGLHRAITMAGELDADLLFITDGQETPPLPANGIPPFEGKPGAVRGLIVGAGGHALAPIPKFNDRGRETGFYAETDVQQENRFGPPPADAESREGYNPRNAPFGGAAARGEEHLSSVREPHLKALAAQTGLAYAHLDGPDLRAPLLAAATPRPLPSRLDLRPFLGAAALALVLAVFLAGARRARFTPSTPSRMS
- a CDS encoding SRPBCC family protein; the encoded protein is MRLSLLVLPLALAATAALAHGPTPQKVSQSITIKASPDAVWKVAGDFAGIGKWHPAIEKADGSGSKDGGTRTLTFKSGGKIEESLDEYKAEGRTYSYRMGEPDLKALPVSSYSATFTVSPEGDGSKVEWMGRFYRGDTGNEPPENLSDEAGKAAMNTYFSEGLKGLKAAVEGGKAK
- a CDS encoding YncE family protein, with the protein product MIRPALAALILPLALTGLPAGQPAQAATVYVASQQGAQVTRVEAGAVAGHATVASAPATVAAGGGLVFLSHPDGHAITVADAATGAVLRRLPYKGQGFGLAASADGRTLFVDDWSGNRVDRLSVADGTVEASAETGRDPAHITLDRAGRLYVADRESHAVSVFDGARMTRLATIPVGTAPFALALSPDERRLYVGNVRSNDLTVIDTGALKALATVPAGAMPYGIAVSPDGARVFVTNQHAGTVTVLDAGTLATAATVGVGRYPEGIVIEGGKAYVANWFSDTVSVIDLATLKELTQLPVAEGPRSLAIAAPAKETLQ
- a CDS encoding MxaH protein — its product is MRPLAAGHFVGLAAGLAALLLLSACDRGETSGEASNAAPDRGDDAAIVASTAEDHLPDWLSPTDGTDPARWLAGREAGHPLPGDAAAVRELRESLDRARSAFVEDKRMIANRTVQLGQMLSEIGKTESYRGLIDGLGAIASVRGRHKSLYGEMCQHYYNTRAQGADHATALTRLEARERPDIAAPEMPPDPPRETEKQTGGRP